From the candidate division WOR-3 bacterium genome, one window contains:
- the holA gene encoding DNA polymerase III subunit delta, with the protein MSFGIMMRDRNRKKNPAGQDVLAQIDRGEFQPVYVLLGPDSVLVDTIIAKLKEKVVNPGLEAFDLELLAADDLDDEDLEQRLRQLPVGARRLVVIRDITRPGRDGVVFDPELRKSGVEKLCQTVAQVQKPKSGIHNPTIVVLTGLSSKPLASLLTTTGLGRFIVEMKQPERNDLESLVSAWAQERGITLTPEAVELLIEISGTDTGTLRGEVEKLATCLAPGAEATAADVRELAGSSREYALNEYVELVTRRDAAAALGVLRRLEAAGEDIPRIVAWLTTALLDLVGAKAKYVSSYARRRIGDAVQLWPDLAELNAILRQLYWIQKAMLEGDLEPFARLELLTYCVGCGRSSGWCRLAADGQYWRACVRRPGRTGVAGKKVVEPDV; encoded by the coding sequence TTGAGTTTTGGAATAATGATGCGAGACCGGAATCGGAAGAAGAACCCTGCAGGCCAGGACGTACTCGCGCAGATTGACCGAGGCGAGTTTCAACCAGTGTATGTTCTCCTTGGGCCGGATTCGGTACTGGTCGATACGATAATCGCCAAGCTGAAAGAAAAAGTGGTCAACCCCGGGCTTGAGGCGTTCGACTTGGAACTGCTTGCGGCCGATGACCTTGACGACGAAGACTTGGAGCAGCGACTGCGGCAATTGCCGGTTGGTGCGCGCCGGCTGGTCGTCATCAGGGACATTACCCGGCCGGGACGGGACGGTGTCGTGTTTGATCCGGAACTTCGCAAGAGTGGCGTCGAGAAACTCTGTCAGACAGTGGCGCAAGTCCAGAAGCCAAAGTCCGGAATCCACAATCCCACAATCGTAGTACTGACCGGACTTTCCTCAAAGCCACTTGCGTCCCTGCTTACTACAACCGGGCTTGGTCGGTTCATCGTCGAAATGAAGCAGCCCGAGCGGAACGACCTTGAATCGCTCGTGTCGGCATGGGCGCAGGAACGCGGCATTACTCTGACACCCGAAGCCGTGGAGTTGCTCATCGAGATTTCCGGGACTGATACCGGAACACTGCGGGGTGAGGTCGAAAAGCTAGCCACCTGTCTTGCACCCGGAGCCGAAGCAACGGCTGCCGACGTGCGCGAGCTGGCCGGTTCATCCCGCGAGTACGCATTGAATGAGTACGTGGAACTTGTGACCAGGCGTGATGCTGCGGCCGCACTCGGAGTGTTGCGCCGACTCGAAGCTGCGGGTGAGGATATTCCCCGCATTGTTGCCTGGCTGACGACCGCATTGCTTGACCTGGTCGGTGCAAAGGCCAAGTATGTCTCTTCCTACGCCCGGCGTCGTATCGGCGATGCGGTTCAGCTTTGGCCGGACTTGGCCGAGTTGAACGCAATCCTACGACAGCTATACTGGATTCAAAAGGCGATGCTTGAGGGCGACCTTGAACCGTTCGCCCGGCTTGAGCTACTGACTTACTGCGTTGGCTGTGGTCGGTCCTCTGGCTGGTGCCGGCTTGCTGCGGACGGGCAGTACTGGCGGGCGTGTGTACGCCGGCCTGGCCGTACTGGTGTCGCCGGGAAGAAAGTGGTGGAACCGGATGTTTAG
- a CDS encoding carboxypeptidase regulatory-like domain-containing protein, which translates to MPSGPLPLLTILAAQVVLFFSCSSPVLFVAHVYDAETGRPLPGALVTIEPTGMMAAVDSTGRTPIAAACPNARLGVASKGYRPAAFVLTTPVHRNDTVLIDAGIYPDLPRIVQGRVIKAGSRTGCYPAVITTGSPETVVAVEPDGCYLLTDFPPGPQTVTASCSGFAAQTRIVQAKGGDTTRLDFFLHDTTDVGELDGTVLDATTGTPVSGALLAIEQTGRSTMSDSAGNYSFSQVPAGEHRITGHADGYREKTIPFRMVKGWAVTVDFELVPAQGTGNQGPRP; encoded by the coding sequence TTGCCTTCTGGCCCTCTGCCATTACTGACCATCCTGGCCGCGCAGGTCGTGCTTTTTTTCTCCTGTTCTTCACCCGTATTGTTCGTTGCACACGTGTATGACGCGGAAACTGGCCGCCCCCTGCCTGGTGCGCTCGTGACGATTGAACCGACCGGAATGATGGCTGCGGTTGATTCTACTGGCCGTACCCCGATCGCGGCGGCTTGCCCGAACGCACGCCTCGGTGTTGCCAGCAAGGGGTATCGGCCAGCTGCCTTTGTACTGACCACACCAGTCCACAGGAATGACACGGTGCTGATTGACGCCGGAATCTACCCTGACCTGCCCAGGATAGTACAAGGCCGCGTAATCAAAGCCGGGTCCAGGACCGGCTGTTACCCGGCCGTTATCACGACCGGCAGTCCGGAAACGGTAGTGGCAGTTGAACCGGACGGCTGCTACCTGCTGACCGACTTTCCGCCCGGGCCGCAGACCGTTACCGCGTCCTGCTCAGGATTTGCCGCGCAGACCCGAATAGTACAGGCAAAGGGCGGCGATACGACCAGACTCGACTTCTTCTTGCACGATACTACCGACGTCGGTGAACTAGACGGTACCGTTCTTGATGCAACGACTGGAACCCCGGTTTCTGGTGCGCTGCTTGCCATTGAGCAGACCGGCCGGTCAACGATGTCCGATTCGGCTGGCAACTACTCATTTAGCCAGGTTCCAGCCGGCGAACACCGGATAACCGGCCATGCGGACGGGTATCGGGAAAAGACAATTCCTTTCCGCATGGTCAAAGGCTGGGCCGTAACCGTTGACTTCGAGCTCGTCCCGGCGCAAGGGACCGGGAATCAGGGACCTCGACCCTAA
- a CDS encoding FlgD immunoglobulin-like domain containing protein translates to MFPYMAALLTIVLVTMSRESLPGPIVHPYSFEVLSNSRYSVHSGFTDSLPRQVLANVLWAMNRTPRLGVNRTFYVATRQGVYTYEPAGNVLVLHRAGDLRYSSSAAFEVGVACDRHEEAGMAVQAGLLAGVAFADSAGPGVASCPMKWAADYANANWAPSKPILMVNLYGRAEVRGLDTTRIAACSDSSLSRPRTSGPDTFELVLMGLGQDSVFSSLPLSAEVLSQLLWSGYGPTPHTVYNGRIGLTVPSPAASYHLTGRIYLVRDEGVDRYHNRLPSGSTSTADHRLERILASDRRPELRQACPRIPSTGQAYIVVCVGDTGSYGPMQEAGFTAFQYLAQARALGLAGFVTAPLTRAERQDIALALGLPPGDHPAIVFAVGEPATGITEPKDSCIVEVIRARPVLEPDEELTVEYLLRQPGTVRIDVYDMLGRSVCILLDARQPAGVHRITWNGRDENGHRVKIGSYVVNIQSQGSTSQHKVAVF, encoded by the coding sequence TTGTTCCCGTATATGGCTGCGCTTCTGACCATTGTCCTAGTGACGATGTCCCGCGAAAGTCTTCCCGGGCCAATCGTCCATCCGTACTCCTTTGAAGTGTTGTCGAACAGTCGTTACTCGGTCCACTCCGGGTTTACCGACTCCTTACCAAGGCAGGTACTCGCGAATGTATTGTGGGCCATGAATCGGACGCCGAGGCTGGGCGTTAACAGGACATTCTACGTCGCAACCCGTCAAGGAGTTTACACTTACGAACCGGCGGGCAATGTCCTGGTTCTACACAGGGCTGGCGACCTGCGCTATTCCTCATCGGCTGCGTTTGAAGTCGGTGTCGCTTGCGATCGGCACGAAGAGGCTGGGATGGCTGTCCAGGCCGGACTTTTGGCTGGGGTTGCGTTTGCGGACTCGGCCGGGCCGGGCGTAGCCTCTTGTCCGATGAAGTGGGCAGCAGATTATGCCAATGCAAACTGGGCACCAAGCAAGCCTATTCTGATGGTGAACCTGTACGGCCGGGCCGAAGTCAGAGGTCTTGATACCACTCGGATTGCGGCTTGCTCTGATTCCAGTCTGTCCAGACCCAGAACATCCGGCCCAGACACTTTCGAACTCGTGCTAATGGGACTTGGGCAGGATTCAGTATTCTCCTCGTTGCCATTGTCCGCCGAGGTCCTATCCCAACTGCTCTGGTCCGGATACGGCCCGACGCCGCACACAGTCTACAACGGCCGTATTGGCCTTACTGTGCCGAGCCCAGCTGCCAGCTATCATCTCACCGGCCGTATCTATCTTGTGCGCGACGAGGGTGTTGACCGTTACCACAACCGGCTACCATCCGGCAGCACGAGCACGGCCGACCATCGGCTTGAGCGCATCCTTGCCAGCGACCGCAGACCGGAATTGCGTCAGGCCTGCCCAAGGATTCCATCGACCGGCCAGGCCTATATCGTCGTCTGTGTTGGCGATACCGGTTCCTATGGCCCGATGCAGGAAGCCGGATTTACCGCGTTTCAGTACCTTGCCCAAGCCCGGGCGCTCGGCCTTGCGGGATTTGTGACTGCACCACTGACCCGGGCTGAGCGACAGGACATCGCTCTCGCACTCGGCCTGCCACCAGGCGACCATCCCGCAATCGTGTTTGCGGTTGGCGAGCCGGCAACCGGCATTACCGAGCCCAAAGACTCATGTATCGTAGAGGTCATTCGGGCTAGACCGGTGCTGGAGCCGGACGAAGAGCTGACTGTGGAATACCTATTGCGTCAACCCGGTACGGTACGAATTGACGTTTATGACATGCTGGGTCGGTCGGTCTGTATTTTGCTTGACGCCAGGCAGCCTGCAGGGGTTCACCGCATTACCTGGAATGGCCGGGACGAAAACGGCCACCGCGTCAAAATCGGTAGCTATGTCGTGAACATCCAGTCCCAAGGCTCCACCAGTCAGCATAAAGTAGCAGTGTTCTAG